Proteins encoded by one window of Burkholderia plantarii:
- a CDS encoding SDR family NAD(P)-dependent oxidoreductase: MTYAIYPSLAGRHVVVTGGGTGIGAAIVAAFAAQGARVSFIDIARDESAALAASLGDVPLPPAFHYCDLRDIDALNATFAAITAAAGPVEVLVNNAANDDRHQPGELSAAYWDSRIEVNLRHQFFCAQAVLPGMRSLGRGVILNLGSISWHIAETGLSIYMTAKAGIEGLTRGLARDLGEFGIRVNCIVPGAVRTPRQMKLWQSPESEAKLVAAQCLHERVEPEHVARMALFLASDDAARCTAREYFVDAGWFGG; encoded by the coding sequence ATGACTTATGCCATCTATCCGAGCCTGGCCGGCCGTCACGTCGTGGTAACGGGCGGCGGCACCGGGATCGGCGCGGCGATCGTCGCGGCGTTCGCCGCGCAGGGCGCGCGCGTGAGCTTCATCGACATCGCGCGCGACGAATCGGCGGCGCTGGCCGCCTCGCTCGGCGACGTCCCGCTGCCGCCGGCGTTCCACTACTGCGATCTGCGCGACATCGACGCGCTGAACGCGACGTTCGCCGCGATCACGGCCGCGGCGGGGCCGGTGGAAGTGCTCGTCAACAACGCGGCCAACGACGACCGCCATCAGCCCGGCGAACTGAGCGCGGCCTACTGGGACAGCCGCATCGAGGTGAACCTGCGCCACCAGTTCTTTTGCGCGCAGGCGGTGCTGCCGGGCATGCGCTCGCTCGGGCGCGGCGTGATCCTGAACCTCGGCTCGATCTCGTGGCACATCGCCGAGACCGGGCTGAGCATCTACATGACCGCGAAGGCCGGCATCGAGGGGCTGACGCGCGGGCTCGCGCGCGACCTCGGCGAGTTCGGCATCCGCGTGAACTGCATCGTGCCGGGCGCCGTGCGCACGCCGCGCCAGATGAAGCTGTGGCAGTCGCCCGAGAGCGAGGCGAAGCTGGTGGCCGCGCAGTGCCTGCACGAGCGCGTGGAGCCCGAGCACGTCGCGCGCATGGCGCTGTTCCTCGCCTCCGACGA